A window from Balearica regulorum gibbericeps isolate bBalReg1 chromosome 1, bBalReg1.pri, whole genome shotgun sequence encodes these proteins:
- the AGK gene encoding acylglycerol kinase, mitochondrial isoform X2, translated as MAGAVKVLRTLRNHWKKTTFGVCLLSWGGNWLYGKHCDNLLRRAACQEAQAFGNQLIPSSMPLKKATVFLNPAACKGKARNLFEKNAAPILHLSGLDVTVVKTDYEGQAKKLLELMETTDLIIIAGGDGTVQEVITGLLRRADEAVFSKIPIGFIPLGKTCTLSHTLYPESTNQVQYWYLGPLKTKAAHFFSTFKEWPQKHQAALMYLGPTERPPEEPEEKPSRPPLYVRLYRRLWLYWSSPPKEVPQEVTPEDWEEVKLSTIELSIATRNRQLDLTRTEDFMDICIEADTVSKGQFVNRGSQKMCDPHMCPEGSQCIQASRCILQLPEGTEGSFGIDNEEYEAMPVEVKLLPRKLRFFCDPRMREQMLHAAVQ; from the exons CGATAACCTGCTACGAAGAGCTGCATGCCAAGAAGCCCAG GCTTTTGGCAACCAGCTTATCCCTTCCAGTATGCCGTTGAAGAAAGCAACAGTGTTCCTCAACCCAGCAGCTTGCAAAGG caaagccaggaacctttttgaaaagaatgctgctccaaTTTTGCACTTATCTGGCTTGGATGTAACTGTGGTTAAG actGATTATGAAGGCCAAGCAAAAAAGCTGCTGGAATTGATGGAAACTACAGATCTGATCATTATTGCAGGAGGAGATGGCACAGTACAAGAG GTCATAACTGGACTTCTCCGCAGAGCAGATGAG GCTGTCTTCAGTAAGATTCCTATAGGATTCATACCTCTTGGAAAGACCTGCACTCTGAGCCACACACTCTACCCTGAGAGCACGAACCAAGTCCA GTACTGGTACCTTGGGCCtctgaaaaccaaagcagctCACTTTTTCAGTACGTTTAAG GAATGGCCTCAGAAGCATCAAGCTGCTCTCATGTATCTGGGTCCAACTGAGAGACCTCCAGAAGAGCCAGAGGAGAAACCGTCCAGACCTCCTTTGTATGTCAGGCTTTACAGACGACTTTGGTTGTACTGGTCATCCCCTCCAAAAG AAGTCCCCCAGGAGGTAACCCCGGAGGACTGGGAAGAAGTGAAGCTCTCCACCATTGAACTTTCCATTGCAACTCGGAACAGGCAGCTTGATCTGACA CGCACCGAAGACTTCATGGATATTTGCATTGAAGCAGATACTGTCAGCAAAGGACAGTTTGTGAACAGAGG AAGTCAAAAGATGTGTGATCCACATATGTGCCCTGAAGGGAGCCAGTGCATCCAAGCCAGCAGATGCATCTTGCAACTTCCAGAG GGCACTGAGGGATCCTTTGGCATTGATAATGAGGAGTATGAAGCTATGCCTGTGGAGGTGAAGCTATTACCCCGGAAGCTCCGGTTCTTCTGTGATCCCAGAATGAGAGAGCAGATGCTCCATGCAGCAGTACAGTGA
- the DENND11 gene encoding DENN domain-containing protein 11 isoform X2, with protein sequence MVEWCLPQDIDLEGVEFKSMASGSHKIQSDFIYFRKGLCFGLACFANMPVESELERGARMKSVGILSPSYTLLYRYMHFLENQVRHQLEMPGHYSHLEAFYDDKKGVLPDSKGTPTSQQPVHWLPSIHRYMYPEMKITHPAGCMSQFIKFFGEQILVLWKFALLRKRILIFSPPPVGVVCYRVYCCCCLANVSLPGLGGTVPESKPFFYVNVADIEMLETEVSYVACTTEKIFEEKRDLYDVYVDNQNVKTHHEHLQPLLKINSADKEKYRRLNDQRQMLMYSQEVGEDCSSCEEDLFILFFMEQNNRIFQTLMEVSASQDKTLTADHARGMGLDPQGDRNFLMDLLEVYGIDVMLVIDNPCCT encoded by the exons T TTATTTCCGGAAAGGGCTCTGTTTTGGCCTGGCCTGCTTTGCCAACATGCCCGTGGAGAGTGAGTTAGAGCGTGGTGCCCGCATGAAGTCAGTGGGGATTCTCTCCCCTTCCTACACCCTGCTGTATAGGTACATGCACTTCCTGGAGAACCAGGTCAG acaCCAGCTGGAGATGCCAGGGCACTATTCCCATCTAGAGGCGTTCTATGATGACAAGAAAGGAGTTCTCCCTGACAGCAAGGGCACCCCCACCTCTCAGCAGCCTGTCCACTGGCTGCCGTCCATCCACAGATACATGTACCCAGAGATGAAG ATCACACACCCTGCTGGCTGTATGTCTCAGTTCATCAAATTCTTCGGTGAGCAGATCCTTGTCCTCTGGAAGTTTGCCCTGCTACGCAAGCGCATATTGATATTTTCACCACCCCCAGTTGGAGTTGTCTGCTATAGAG TGTATTGCTGCTGTTGCCTTGCCAATGTTTCTCTGCCTGGTCTTGGAGGAACTGTCCCAGAGTCCAAACCATTCTTCTATGTGAATGTGGCAGACATAGAAATGCTGGAGACAGAAGTATCATATGTGGCCT GTACAACAGAAAAGATCTTTGAGGAGAAACGGGATCTCTACGATGTCTATGTGGACAACCAGAATGTGAAGACACATCACGAGCATCTGCAACCACTCCTGAAAATTAACAGTGCTGACAAGGAGAAGTACCGACGGCTGAATGACCAGAG GCAGATGTTAATGTATTCTCAAGAAGTGGGTGAGGATTGTAGCTCCTGTGAAGAGGACCTTTTCATCTT GTTTTTCATGGAGCAGAACAACCGCATATTTCAGACGCTGATGGAGGTGTCAGCCAGCCAGGACAAGACACTGACAGCTGACCACGCACGAGGCATGGGCTTGGATCCCCAAGGGGATCGAAATTTCCTTATGGACCTGCTGGAAGTGTATGGCATTGATGTTATGCTGGTCATTGACAACCCCTGCTGCACTTAA
- the AGK gene encoding acylglycerol kinase, mitochondrial isoform X1 has protein sequence MAGAVKVLRTLRNHWKKTTFGVCLLSWGGNWLYGKHCDNLLRRAACQEAQAFGNQLIPSSMPLKKATVFLNPAACKGKARNLFEKNAAPILHLSGLDVTVVKTDYEGQAKKLLELMETTDLIIIAGGDGTVQEVITGLLRRADEAVFSKIPIGFIPLGKTCTLSHTLYPESTNQVQHITNATLAILKGETVPLDVLQIKGEKEQPVFAVTGLRWGSYRDAGVKVSKYWYLGPLKTKAAHFFSTFKEWPQKHQAALMYLGPTERPPEEPEEKPSRPPLYVRLYRRLWLYWSSPPKEVPQEVTPEDWEEVKLSTIELSIATRNRQLDLTRTEDFMDICIEADTVSKGQFVNRGSQKMCDPHMCPEGSQCIQASRCILQLPEGTEGSFGIDNEEYEAMPVEVKLLPRKLRFFCDPRMREQMLHAAVQ, from the exons CGATAACCTGCTACGAAGAGCTGCATGCCAAGAAGCCCAG GCTTTTGGCAACCAGCTTATCCCTTCCAGTATGCCGTTGAAGAAAGCAACAGTGTTCCTCAACCCAGCAGCTTGCAAAGG caaagccaggaacctttttgaaaagaatgctgctccaaTTTTGCACTTATCTGGCTTGGATGTAACTGTGGTTAAG actGATTATGAAGGCCAAGCAAAAAAGCTGCTGGAATTGATGGAAACTACAGATCTGATCATTATTGCAGGAGGAGATGGCACAGTACAAGAG GTCATAACTGGACTTCTCCGCAGAGCAGATGAG GCTGTCTTCAGTAAGATTCCTATAGGATTCATACCTCTTGGAAAGACCTGCACTCTGAGCCACACACTCTACCCTGAGAGCACGAACCAAGTCCA acaTATTACTAATGCTACATTGGCCATTTTGAAGGGAGAGACAGTTCCACTTGATGTCTTGCAGATCAAG ggagaaaaggaacagCCTGTGTTTGCAGTGACTGGTTTAAGATGGGGATCTTACAGAGATGCAGGAGTTAAAGTTAGCAa GTACTGGTACCTTGGGCCtctgaaaaccaaagcagctCACTTTTTCAGTACGTTTAAG GAATGGCCTCAGAAGCATCAAGCTGCTCTCATGTATCTGGGTCCAACTGAGAGACCTCCAGAAGAGCCAGAGGAGAAACCGTCCAGACCTCCTTTGTATGTCAGGCTTTACAGACGACTTTGGTTGTACTGGTCATCCCCTCCAAAAG AAGTCCCCCAGGAGGTAACCCCGGAGGACTGGGAAGAAGTGAAGCTCTCCACCATTGAACTTTCCATTGCAACTCGGAACAGGCAGCTTGATCTGACA CGCACCGAAGACTTCATGGATATTTGCATTGAAGCAGATACTGTCAGCAAAGGACAGTTTGTGAACAGAGG AAGTCAAAAGATGTGTGATCCACATATGTGCCCTGAAGGGAGCCAGTGCATCCAAGCCAGCAGATGCATCTTGCAACTTCCAGAG GGCACTGAGGGATCCTTTGGCATTGATAATGAGGAGTATGAAGCTATGCCTGTGGAGGTGAAGCTATTACCCCGGAAGCTCCGGTTCTTCTGTGATCCCAGAATGAGAGAGCAGATGCTCCATGCAGCAGTACAGTGA